The Hevea brasiliensis isolate MT/VB/25A 57/8 chromosome 1, ASM3005281v1, whole genome shotgun sequence genome has a window encoding:
- the LOC110639929 gene encoding auxin-responsive protein IAA27: MSIPQEHDYIGLSESSPMERISDKLSSSSSSSSALSTEENSNKNKTSSLNLKETELRLGLPGSQSPERKPLPGVSLFGKDIDTNTNGYSLSPSKNLVSGAKRGFSDAIDASSGKWVFSVNNGSDADLNTGAVLFSPRGDNGNTQKSSVSKKEVVGVITQSSKPVQEKGSQVSGANENNNAPAAKAQVVGWPPIRSFRKNTMASNLTKINEDAEGKSGFGCLYVKVSMDGAPYLRKVDLKTYSNYVELSSALEKMFSCFTIGQCGSHGFPGRDGLSETCLKDLLHGSEYVLTYEDKDGDWMLVGDVPWEMFTDSCRRLRIMKGSEAIGLAPRAMEKCKNRN, from the exons ATGTCTATACCACAAGAACATGATTACATAGGTTTATCAGAGAGTTCTCCCATGGAAAGAATCTCTGACAAGCtctcctcttcctcttcttcctcctCTGCTCTCTCAACAGAAGAGAACAGCAACAAAAACAAGACTTCTTCTCTCAACCTGAAAGAAACTGAACTGAGGCTTGGTTTGCCTGGGTCTCAGTCCCCGGAGAGAAAACCGTTGCCTGGAGTGTCTCTTTTTGGTAAAGATATTGACACCAACACTAATGGGTATTCTCTTAGCCCATCAAAGAATTTAGTTTCAGGTGCTAAGAGAGGTTTCTCAGATGCCATTGATGCGTCCTCTGGGAAATGGGTTTTCTCTGTGAATAATGGATCTGACGCTGATTTGAATACGGGGGCTGTGTTATTTTCTCCCAGAGGTGATAATGGTAATACCCAGAAATCTTCTGTATCTAAGAAGGAGGTTGTTGGTGTTATTACTCAATCTTCAAAGCCAGTTCAAGAGAAGGGAAGTCAAGTATCTGGTGCAAATGAGAACAATAATGCTCCTGCCGCAAA GGCACAAGTGGTAGGATGGCCACCTATTCGTTCTTTCCGTAAGAACACTATGGCCTCTAATTTGACAAAGATCAATGAAGATGCTGAAGGCAAATCAGGTTTTGGGTGCCTCTATGTAAAGGTTAGCATGGATGGTGCACCATACCTCAGGAAGGTCGACCTCAAAACCTACAGCAACTATGTGGAACTCTCATCTGCACTTGAGAAGATGTTCAGTTGCTTTACTATTG GACAATGTGGTTCCCATGGATTTCCAGGGCGAGATGGGCTGAGTGAGACTTGTTTAAAGGATCTTCTCCATGGCTCTGAATATGTTCTTACTTATGAAGACAAGGATGGTGATTGGATGCTTGTTGGTGATGTACCCTGGGA GATGTTTACCGATTCATGCAGGAGGCTGAGGATCATGAAAGGTTCAGAGGCTATTGGGCTTG CTCCTAGGGCCATGGAGAAATGCAAGAATCGTAATTAG
- the LOC110639927 gene encoding uncharacterized protein LOC110639927 encodes MHALKQPHSPKTTTSSAKMLERVLSSRRVSPHPDDAVSDSDASTILGDESKTKKQSLSLLAANYMSRLSHFCTCPTPCLILCLLFVFVYIASLLYHSRDFVCVSPFDPKTRVGFFGLDGLESDFGALGVPWCRSKHGKTVEWTSKDLIKGLEEFVPIYETRPIKNNMYGMGFDHSFGLWFIARWLKPDLMIESGAFKGHSTWVLRQAMPDTPIISLSPRHPEKYLKKGPAYVDRNCTYFAGKDFVDFGSVEWKNVMKKHGITDLSRVLIFFDDHQNELKRVKQALNAGFQHLVFEDNYDTGTGDHYSLRQICDQFYIRGGGHSCFRDSDETRIRPKRKKFWEKAVDIDELCGPNEAWWGVRGFMRDNFNHSNKPISYEEHFQNSRFIESILDVYWELPPVAGPSLTHQTRYDPARTTSPIVEDGRYGLFQRLGLGRLETSVFNGYTQMVYLQISEQES; translated from the exons ATGCACGCTCTGAAGCAACCCCACAGTCCCAAGACCACCACTTCCTCCGCTAAGATGCTGGAGCGAGTCCTCTCCTCCCGTCGGGTTTCTCCCCACCCCGACGACGCCGTTTCCGATTCCGACGCTTCGACTATCTTGGGCGACGAGTCCAAGACCAAGAAACAGAGCCTCTCTTTATTGGCTGCTAATTACATGTCCCGCTTGTCCCACTTCTGCACTTGTCCTACCCCGTGTCTCATCCTCTGCCTCCTCTTTGTATTCGTTTATATTGCGTCGCTGCTTTATCATTCGCGGGATTTCGTCTGCGTTTCTCCTTTCGATCCTAAGACACGGGTCGGATTTTTCGGGCTTGATGGTCTCGAGTCGGACTTTGGAGCCCTTGGTGTTCCTTGGT GCAGATCGAAACATGGAAAAACGGTGGAGTGGACATCCAAGGATTTAATCAAGGGCTTGGAAGAGTTTGTACCAATATACGAAACTAGGCCAATAAAAAACAACATGTATGGAATGGGTTTTGACCACAGCTTTGGGCTTTGGTTTATTGCAAGGTGGCTGAAGCCAGATCTGATGATTGAGAGTGGTGCTTTCAAGGGGCATTCCACTTGGGTTCTGCGACAAGCAATGCCAGACACACCAATTATTTCATTGTCACCCAGACATCCAGAGAAATACCTAAAAAAGGGGCCTGCTTATGTTGATAGAAACTGCACCTACTTTGCTGGAAAAGATTTTGTGGATTTTGGAAGTGTTGAATGGAAGAATGTGATGAAGAAACATGGGATTACTGATCTCAGTCGAGTTCTTATCTTCTTTGACGACCATCAGAATGAATTAAAAAG AGTAAAGCAAGCATTGAATGCTGGCTTTCAACATCTTGTTTTTGAGGACAACTATGATACTGGAACTGGAGATCATTATTCCTTAAGGCAGATATGTGATCAGTTCTATATAAGAG GAGGCGGTCATAGCTGCTTTAGGGATAGTGACGAAACCAGGATTAGACCAAAAAGGAAGAAATTCTGGGAGAAGGCAGTTgatatagatgaactatgtggcCCAAATGAAGCTTGGTGGGGTGTTAGAGGCTTTATGCGGGATAACTTTAATCACAGTAATAAGCCAATTTCCTATGAGGAACATTTTCAGAACAGCCGGTTTATTGAATCAATCCTGGATGTTTATTGGGAGCTTCCTCCGGTAGCTGGTCCTTCCCTCACTCATCAAACACGGTATGATCCTGCTCGAACTACCTCACCTATTGTGGAAGATGGTCGCTATGGCCTGTTTCAGCGGCTTGGTCTAGGTAGACTAGAGACATCTGTATTTAATGGTTATACACAGATGGTATATCTTCAAATCTCTGAACAAGAGTCTTAA